One Deinococcus aestuarii genomic window, CGGTCTCGAAGTGGGCCAGCGCCTTCTCGTGCTGCCCGAGGTGGGTCATCACCTGCCCCCACACCAGGGCCACCCCGTAGCTGGGGTCGCCGTGCTCGCGCTCCAGGCGGTCGGCCTCGCGGATCGCCTCCAGCGCCGCCTCGGGTTTGCCGAGGGCGAGGAGGGCCTGGGCGCTCAGGTAATGCCAGGTGGCAAGGTTCAGGCCCTCCTCGGGGTCGCGGCCGGTGTAAAGGGGGCGGGCCTGTTCGAGGGCCGCATTGGCCTCCGCCGCCTGCCCGAGTTGCAGCAGGGTCGCCGCGCCCTCCTGAAGCATGATCGCGCGGTTGAGGCCCTGGGCGTGGTGCGCCGCCTCCGCGTACAGGTGCGCGGCCTCCTGAAGGTGCCCGAGCTGTTCCTCGCAGTCGGCCTGCCAGCTCCTGAGCCGCCAGCGCAGGTGGGGTGGCAGCTCGGAGAGCGGCAGGTGAACCCCCTGCGCCTCGGCGGGCCGCTCGGCCAGGGCCAGCGCACTCAGGGCGTGGAAGCGGGTCAGGGGGTCGGCGGCCTCGCGCACGGGCGCCGTGGGCAGGGTGGCGTCCGGGCCCCGCGAGCGGGCGTCGAGTTCGGCGCTCAGGGCGAGGTAGAGGGCATCGCCGCGCAGGGCGGGGTCGAGGGTGCGCGCCTCCCGCAGCGCCGCGCCGACCTCGGCGGTGGCGGCGTCGCCGTACAGGGCGTGGACGCTGGCGAGGTACAGGGCGATGCGGGCTCGCTCGGGTTTGCGGGCCTCACTCATGGCGCTTTCGAGCACGTCGAAGGCC contains:
- a CDS encoding tetratricopeptide repeat protein, which codes for MIDVPTTWQQACAALAGGDYETAFDVLESAMSEARKPERARIALYLASVHALYGDAATAEVGAALREARTLDPALRGDALYLALSAELDARSRGPDATLPTAPVREAADPLTRFHALSALALAERPAEAQGVHLPLSELPPHLRWRLRSWQADCEEQLGHLQEAAHLYAEAAHHAQGLNRAIMLQEGAATLLQLGQAAEANAALEQARPLYTGRDPEEGLNLATWHYLSAQALLALGKPEAALEAIREADRLEREHGDPSYGVALVWGQVMTHLGQHEKALAHFETALTAATEADRPYALHELGVALLDLDRPVEARERLEAVLADPDYPYQPEVLADLAECDYRLGRLQEAQQTAEQALAQGAVVPASLVLGSVALDYYHLDDALEHYERVVREAAPDSRDWITGHQMAADVMAQQGFKDPAAAYAHAQQALEHTPESDDWHGTLQDHLNKAAALMGQNGGRMLN